In Sporichthya polymorpha DSM 43042, a genomic segment contains:
- a CDS encoding PaaI family thioesterase produces the protein MSTERIEGRIPISEATRGFVDLMGATVVEASADRVVLSLEVDERHHQPAGVLHGGVHCALVETAASIGAHLWDGGPVVGVSNHTDFIRSFRGGRLISTGTPIHRGRSQQLWLVEISDDGGKLIARGEVRLQNLNAL, from the coding sequence ATGAGCACCGAACGCATCGAGGGCCGGATTCCGATCTCCGAGGCCACCCGCGGCTTCGTGGACCTCATGGGGGCCACGGTGGTCGAGGCGAGCGCGGACCGGGTCGTGCTGAGCCTGGAGGTCGACGAGCGGCACCACCAGCCGGCCGGCGTCCTGCACGGCGGCGTCCACTGCGCGCTGGTCGAGACGGCCGCCAGCATCGGGGCTCACCTCTGGGACGGCGGCCCCGTGGTCGGCGTCTCGAACCACACCGACTTCATCCGCAGCTTCCGCGGCGGGCGCCTGATCAGCACCGGCACGCCGATCCACCGGGGCCGGTCGCAGCAGCTCTGGCTCGTCGAGATCTCCGACGACGGCGGCAAGCTGATCGCCCGCGGCGAGGTCCGGCTGCAGAACCTCAACGCGCTCTGA
- a CDS encoding NlpC/P60 family protein — MDLMRIWGRKAAVLVGGLTAVAVVGGMLPAEAAPAARGAKTAMAPVTKITPAKGCVVLTPGMNGVKVRMVQQRLGLPDSAWETMDARTRNAVKKFQRARGLAVDGVVGPKTWAAMGFREDFCMDRWTAKPALPLTATATERRKTMITFARTYLGAEYVWGGAGKVKYGIDCSGLVLQALYRAGLDPQPITVDKHVLPKYRTSLELYRHSGFAHFPVAERKRGDLIFYRSNETGRVNHVGIYLGKGKILEAVSGPDTVRIGKVTTYRYSQTIMPTVVRPF, encoded by the coding sequence ATGGACCTCATGCGGATCTGGGGGCGGAAAGCAGCGGTGCTCGTCGGTGGCCTGACGGCGGTCGCAGTTGTGGGCGGGATGCTGCCCGCGGAGGCGGCACCGGCGGCGCGCGGTGCGAAGACGGCGATGGCGCCGGTCACGAAGATCACCCCGGCGAAGGGCTGCGTCGTCCTGACGCCCGGGATGAACGGCGTCAAGGTCCGGATGGTGCAGCAGCGGCTCGGGCTCCCGGACTCCGCCTGGGAGACCATGGACGCCCGGACGCGCAACGCGGTCAAGAAGTTCCAGCGCGCCCGCGGCCTCGCCGTCGACGGCGTCGTCGGGCCGAAGACCTGGGCGGCCATGGGCTTCCGCGAGGACTTCTGCATGGACCGGTGGACGGCCAAGCCCGCGCTGCCGCTCACCGCGACCGCCACCGAGCGGCGCAAGACGATGATCACGTTCGCGCGCACCTACCTCGGTGCCGAGTACGTCTGGGGCGGGGCCGGGAAGGTCAAGTACGGCATCGACTGCTCGGGCCTGGTGCTCCAGGCGCTCTACCGCGCCGGCCTCGACCCGCAGCCGATCACCGTCGACAAGCACGTGCTGCCGAAGTACCGGACCAGCCTCGAGCTCTACCGGCACTCCGGCTTCGCGCACTTCCCGGTCGCCGAGCGCAAGCGGGGAGACCTGATCTTCTACCGGAGCAACGAGACCGGCCGCGTCAACCACGTCGGGATCTACCTGGGCAAGGGCAAGATCCTCGAGGCCGTCTCCGGCCCCGACACGGTGCGGATCGGCAAGGTCACCACCTACCGGTACAGCCAGACGATCATGCCGACGGTCGTCCGGCCGTTCTGA
- a CDS encoding HNH endonuclease signature motif containing protein → MTGAESVAVLRAGQRQLNAANATWLAMVAEVGSRGLDSQDEVVRLAAPDRWGADEVRTALRISAYTANELLDFAWAIVRRFPKLHAAMAAGELSIERARVIHFWVRDMSDEYANTVIDEVLGHCSIDAERPWTSEQLGTRCRKLGIQLDPDWAQRRFAEAHRERRVISWRNEDGTATLAAQNQDPARVAAAIARVRKLADDAKRTGDPRPLDHLRSEIALNLLDGTYAGFTDEAILAHLAATRPTDVETDAGDETDAGDETDAGEEFPPEPEQEPEPEPEPEPEAEPEAAPEPEAAPEPEAAPEPEAAPEPEPAPSAVSPHHGVQLTAKVSTLLELDRDPAELAGQGPVHAEYARDLAHRLAAGQWRFAVTGPDGYAISSGLVAARPDGWERRRSSDHGIVDLLIPATLLQALLDGTVTGEHAPTWRAVLVEIGRQHLLATAGSDDPPPPEDPDDADTAEARRRFPRQALRRDTQLRMTTCQAPGCRLPAARSEIDHTIDHARGGLTLAGNLGPLCEHDHDLKTKGGWQLIRLSDQKVRWITRLGVSYDVEIPPLIDPDPPGRPRAPEPERPAPRPAPDEPAA, encoded by the coding sequence ATGACCGGGGCCGAGTCGGTCGCGGTGTTGCGCGCCGGCCAACGACAGCTGAACGCCGCGAACGCCACCTGGCTGGCGATGGTGGCGGAGGTCGGGTCCCGGGGCCTGGACTCGCAGGACGAGGTCGTGCGCCTGGCGGCCCCGGATCGCTGGGGCGCCGATGAGGTCCGCACCGCGCTGCGGATCTCGGCCTACACCGCGAACGAGCTGCTGGACTTCGCCTGGGCGATCGTACGGCGCTTCCCCAAGCTGCATGCCGCGATGGCCGCCGGCGAGTTGAGCATCGAACGGGCCCGCGTCATTCACTTCTGGGTCCGGGACATGAGCGACGAGTACGCCAACACCGTGATCGATGAGGTCCTCGGGCACTGCTCGATCGACGCCGAGCGCCCGTGGACCAGTGAGCAGCTCGGCACACGGTGCCGCAAACTCGGCATCCAGCTCGACCCGGACTGGGCCCAACGGCGCTTCGCCGAGGCCCACCGCGAGCGGCGGGTGATCTCCTGGCGCAACGAGGACGGCACCGCCACCCTCGCCGCGCAGAACCAGGACCCCGCCCGGGTCGCCGCCGCGATCGCGCGGGTGCGGAAGCTCGCGGATGACGCCAAACGAACCGGGGACCCGCGACCGCTGGATCACCTGCGCTCGGAAATCGCGCTCAACCTGCTGGACGGCACCTACGCCGGGTTCACCGACGAGGCGATCCTCGCCCACCTCGCCGCCACCCGCCCGACCGACGTCGAGACCGACGCGGGCGACGAGACCGACGCGGGCGACGAGACCGACGCGGGCGAAGAGTTCCCGCCGGAACCCGAGCAGGAACCCGAGCCCGAGCCCGAGCCCGAGCCCGAGGCCGAGCCGGAGGCAGCGCCCGAGCCGGAGGCAGCGCCCGAGCCGGAGGCGGCGCCCGAGCCGGAGGCGGCGCCCGAGCCGGAGCCCGCCCCGAGCGCGGTGTCTCCGCACCACGGGGTGCAGCTGACCGCGAAGGTCTCCACCCTGCTCGAGTTGGACCGGGACCCGGCCGAGCTGGCCGGGCAGGGCCCGGTGCACGCCGAGTACGCCCGCGACCTCGCCCACCGACTGGCGGCGGGGCAGTGGCGGTTCGCGGTCACCGGCCCCGACGGGTACGCGATCTCCTCCGGCCTGGTCGCCGCCCGACCCGACGGGTGGGAACGACGCCGCTCCAGCGACCACGGCATCGTCGACCTGCTCATCCCCGCCACCCTCCTGCAAGCGCTGCTCGACGGCACCGTCACCGGTGAACACGCACCCACCTGGCGGGCCGTGCTGGTCGAGATCGGCCGCCAGCACCTCCTGGCGACCGCAGGATCGGACGACCCGCCCCCGCCGGAGGACCCGGACGACGCGGACACTGCCGAGGCGCGCCGGCGCTTCCCCCGCCAAGCCCTGCGCCGGGACACCCAACTGCGCATGACGACCTGCCAGGCCCCCGGCTGCCGACTGCCCGCCGCGCGGTCCGAGATCGACCACACGATCGACCACGCCCGCGGCGGACTGACGCTGGCCGGGAACCTCGGCCCCCTCTGCGAGCACGACCACGACCTCAAGACCAAAGGCGGGTGGCAACTGATCCGCCTCTCGGACCAGAAAGTCCGCTGGATCACTCGCCTCGGGGTCAGCTACGACGTCGAGATCCCACCCCTGATCGACCCCGACCCACCCGGCCGGCCCCGCGCCCCCGAACCCGAACGACCAGCACCCCGCCCCGCACCCGACGAGCCAGCCGCCTGA
- a CDS encoding ABC transporter permease subunit has protein sequence MLTLLKREITSLVLWPATYLIAAAYIVISGILFIDLVSANDSADLESYYANTVNTLLVLCPILGARSLAEERASGALSISLSWPISRTAMVAAKFVANTLITWLVVSISWIYYIRLDAIAEPEFARSMGGWIGLLLLSAMFNAVSLAISSRMNTSVGAAFLSFVVLLVLRLIAFLPENLREKVDQFGPLDRLNPMLDGVLPAEDVAYFVVLSIAALAVAVYSLGRRRAGNDRRVLAQRAAAVVGVTVFVVATPAVAGAASGEIDLTPGNRETISTATKEVLAQVGKVPMTLTAFSPTVSLEASQARATVRKYAAGGANMQVRIIDPDISPALARASGVIDYNDYLLEVGGKTQEIDDLVESTVTTAIAHLAQTDPPLACFIQGHGERRINDIQPEGLTSLAARLRIIGWKTGEVFLSGRGGQELLRECGVVLVMGPRSTMPNRELRMLQDYARGQGRLIVAADAVRGDVEQLNQLIVPWGLKLGTNQLRDPQSLADDPAAIVSSRYPSASSVVDTLNKDDTPVVFSDSLSIDKAGPDSEEGPQVAALVQSSPKSYEVDATGKRIPGTEGVHTLAGFTYTPEREAAGETPRLSSTRVGVLGTADVASNQYQKSFGNQELMVRLVQFIAGNDVIISAYRDVGQSAQFQITGDQRSSLIRQTVVLPTLAALVFVPFVFLRLKRG, from the coding sequence GTGCTCACCCTGCTCAAGCGCGAGATCACCTCGCTGGTCCTGTGGCCGGCGACGTACCTGATCGCGGCCGCGTACATCGTGATCTCGGGGATCCTGTTCATCGACCTGGTGAGCGCGAACGACTCCGCGGACCTGGAGTCGTACTACGCGAACACCGTGAACACGCTGCTGGTGCTGTGCCCGATCCTGGGGGCCCGGTCGCTGGCCGAGGAACGCGCGAGCGGCGCGTTGTCGATCAGCCTGTCCTGGCCGATCTCGCGGACGGCGATGGTGGCCGCGAAGTTCGTGGCGAACACGCTCATCACCTGGCTGGTCGTGTCGATCTCGTGGATCTACTACATCCGGCTGGACGCGATCGCCGAGCCCGAGTTCGCCCGCTCGATGGGCGGGTGGATCGGACTGCTGCTGCTCTCGGCGATGTTCAACGCGGTTTCGCTGGCGATCTCCTCGCGGATGAACACCTCGGTGGGGGCGGCGTTCCTCTCCTTCGTCGTACTGCTGGTGCTGCGCCTGATTGCGTTCCTGCCGGAGAACCTGCGGGAAAAGGTGGATCAGTTCGGTCCGCTCGACCGGCTCAACCCGATGCTGGACGGAGTGCTGCCGGCCGAGGACGTCGCGTACTTCGTCGTGCTCTCGATCGCGGCGCTGGCCGTGGCGGTCTACAGCCTGGGGCGCCGGCGGGCCGGCAACGACCGCCGGGTGCTCGCCCAGCGGGCCGCCGCGGTGGTCGGGGTGACGGTGTTCGTCGTCGCCACTCCCGCGGTGGCCGGGGCGGCCTCAGGAGAGATCGACCTGACGCCCGGCAACCGGGAGACGATCTCCACGGCCACCAAGGAGGTCCTGGCTCAGGTCGGGAAGGTCCCGATGACCCTGACCGCGTTCTCCCCGACGGTCAGCCTGGAGGCCTCGCAGGCCCGGGCGACGGTGCGCAAGTACGCGGCCGGTGGGGCGAACATGCAGGTCCGCATCATCGACCCGGACATCTCCCCGGCGCTGGCCCGCGCGTCCGGCGTCATCGATTACAACGACTACCTGCTCGAGGTCGGCGGGAAGACGCAGGAGATCGACGACCTCGTCGAGTCGACGGTCACCACGGCGATCGCCCACCTGGCGCAGACCGACCCGCCGCTGGCGTGCTTCATCCAGGGTCACGGCGAGCGCCGGATCAACGACATCCAGCCCGAAGGGCTGACGTCGCTCGCCGCGCGGCTGCGGATCATCGGGTGGAAGACCGGCGAGGTCTTCCTCTCCGGCCGGGGTGGCCAGGAGCTGCTGCGCGAGTGCGGCGTCGTGCTCGTGATGGGCCCGCGGTCGACGATGCCGAACCGCGAGCTCCGGATGCTGCAGGACTACGCCCGGGGGCAGGGCCGGCTCATCGTCGCGGCCGACGCGGTGCGCGGGGACGTCGAGCAGCTCAACCAGCTGATCGTCCCGTGGGGGCTGAAGCTGGGGACGAACCAGCTGCGTGACCCGCAGTCACTCGCGGACGACCCCGCGGCCATCGTGTCCTCGCGCTACCCGTCGGCGTCGTCGGTCGTCGACACCCTCAACAAGGACGACACCCCGGTGGTGTTCAGCGACAGCCTCTCGATCGACAAGGCCGGGCCCGACAGCGAGGAGGGCCCCCAGGTCGCGGCACTGGTCCAGAGCTCGCCGAAGAGCTACGAGGTCGACGCCACCGGCAAGCGCATTCCGGGGACCGAGGGCGTCCACACCCTGGCCGGGTTCACCTACACCCCGGAGCGTGAGGCGGCGGGGGAGACTCCGCGGCTGAGCAGCACCCGCGTCGGGGTTCTCGGCACGGCGGACGTCGCGTCGAACCAGTACCAGAAGTCCTTCGGCAACCAGGAACTGATGGTCCGCCTGGTGCAGTTCATCGCCGGCAACGACGTCATCATCTCCGCCTACCGCGACGTGGGGCAGAGCGCGCAGTTCCAGATCACCGGCGACCAGCGCAGCTCGCTGATCCGGCAGACGGTCGTCCTGCCGACGCTGGCCGCCTTGGTGTTCGTGCCGTTCGTCTTCCTCCGGTTAAAGCGGGGCTGA
- a CDS encoding ATP-dependent DNA ligase, with amino-acid sequence MLLDVLARTSAEVAGTSARSAKIRLIADCLRAADAADVPIVVAYLAGELRQRRTGLGPAALRSLPPPAAEPTLTVTEVDAAFATMAGLAGAGSSTRRAELFRDLVGRATAVEQRLLAGLVAGELRQGALDGVMVEAVVAASGRPPTEVRRAVMVAGAVGPVAEAALAAAPDALAAFGLQVGRPVRPMLAQSGTDVEDALARTGPAAVEWKLDGIRIQVHRDGDDVAVFTRSLDEITGRVPEVVAAVRELPVRSVILDGEAIALRPDGRPLPFQATAARSARQRSERAAPVPLTPFFFDCLSLDGVDLTGAPASARRAELERIAHPGLLVPRAEVTSTEQAGDFLAAAIAAGHEGVVVKALAAGYDAGRRGAGWVKVKPRHTLDLVVLAAEWGHGRRRGWLSNLHLGARDPAGGFVMLGKTFKGLTDALLEWQTEQLLARAVHRSDWVVTVRPELVVEIAFDGVQTSPRYPGGVALRFARVLRYREDKSAQEADTIDAVRAIHARQG; translated from the coding sequence GTGCTCCTCGACGTCCTGGCGCGGACCTCGGCCGAGGTGGCCGGGACGTCGGCGCGGTCGGCGAAGATCCGGCTGATCGCCGACTGCCTGCGCGCGGCCGATGCCGCGGACGTCCCGATCGTCGTCGCCTATCTCGCCGGTGAGCTGCGCCAGCGCCGGACCGGGCTCGGGCCCGCCGCGCTGCGCTCGCTGCCGCCGCCGGCCGCGGAGCCGACGCTGACGGTGACCGAGGTCGACGCCGCGTTCGCGACGATGGCGGGCCTGGCCGGCGCCGGGTCGTCCACCCGGCGGGCGGAGCTGTTCCGGGACCTGGTGGGTCGCGCGACGGCCGTCGAGCAGCGGCTGCTGGCCGGGCTGGTGGCGGGGGAGCTGCGGCAGGGCGCCCTGGACGGCGTGATGGTCGAGGCGGTCGTCGCGGCCTCGGGCCGGCCGCCGACGGAGGTCCGCCGCGCGGTCATGGTCGCCGGGGCCGTCGGGCCGGTCGCGGAGGCGGCGCTCGCGGCCGCCCCGGACGCGCTCGCGGCGTTCGGCCTGCAGGTCGGCCGCCCGGTGCGGCCGATGCTCGCGCAGTCCGGGACCGACGTCGAGGACGCGCTCGCGCGCACCGGCCCCGCGGCGGTGGAGTGGAAGCTCGACGGGATCCGGATCCAGGTCCACCGGGACGGGGACGACGTCGCCGTCTTCACCCGGAGCCTCGACGAGATCACCGGCCGGGTGCCGGAGGTCGTCGCCGCGGTGCGCGAACTGCCGGTGCGGTCGGTGATCCTCGACGGCGAGGCCATCGCCCTGCGCCCCGACGGGCGCCCGCTGCCGTTCCAGGCGACGGCGGCCCGGAGTGCACGGCAGCGCTCGGAGCGGGCGGCGCCGGTGCCGCTCACGCCGTTCTTCTTCGACTGTCTGTCCCTCGACGGCGTCGATCTGACCGGGGCGCCCGCGTCCGCGCGGCGGGCGGAGCTGGAACGCATCGCGCACCCGGGGCTGCTGGTGCCGCGTGCGGAGGTGACGTCTACCGAGCAGGCCGGGGACTTCCTCGCCGCGGCCATCGCCGCCGGGCACGAGGGCGTCGTGGTGAAGGCCCTCGCGGCCGGCTACGACGCCGGGCGGCGCGGGGCCGGTTGGGTGAAGGTGAAGCCACGGCACACGCTCGACCTCGTCGTCCTCGCCGCGGAGTGGGGCCACGGGCGGCGGCGCGGGTGGCTCTCGAACCTCCACCTCGGGGCCCGCGACCCGGCGGGTGGGTTCGTCATGCTCGGCAAGACGTTCAAGGGGCTCACCGACGCCCTGCTGGAGTGGCAGACCGAGCAGCTCCTGGCCCGGGCCGTCCACCGGAGCGACTGGGTCGTGACGGTCCGGCCCGAGCTCGTCGTCGAGATCGCGTTCGACGGGGTGCAGACCTCGCCCCGCTACCCCGGCGGCGTCGCGCTGCGCTTCGCCCGGGTGCTCCGGTACCGGGAGGACAAATCCGCCCAGGAGGCGGACACGATCGACGCAGTTCGCGCGATACATGCGCGACAGGGGTGA
- the orn gene encoding oligoribonuclease gives MNDRLVWIDCEMTGLSLDHDALIEVAVLVTDSELNILGDGVDVVIKPPDAALETMPDIVRTMHTSSGLLNELPGGKTLAEAEEMVLAYIREWVPEPNKSPLAGNSVATDRGFLARDMEKVDQYLHYRIVDVSSIKELARRWYPRAYFSAPAKTGNHRALADIRESIAELRYYREAVFVPDPGPDTSTAKAIAAKYASPPPAPSPAEPSPASGEPTA, from the coding sequence ATGAATGACCGCCTGGTGTGGATCGACTGCGAGATGACGGGGCTCAGCCTCGACCACGATGCGTTGATCGAAGTGGCGGTACTCGTCACCGACTCCGAGCTGAACATCCTCGGCGACGGCGTCGACGTCGTCATCAAGCCGCCGGACGCGGCGCTGGAGACCATGCCGGACATCGTCCGGACGATGCACACCTCCTCGGGCCTGCTGAACGAGCTGCCGGGTGGGAAGACGCTGGCGGAGGCGGAGGAGATGGTCCTCGCCTACATCCGCGAGTGGGTGCCCGAGCCCAACAAGTCGCCGCTGGCGGGCAACAGCGTCGCGACCGACCGCGGCTTCCTGGCGCGGGACATGGAGAAGGTCGACCAGTACCTGCACTACCGGATCGTCGACGTCTCCTCGATCAAGGAGCTCGCCCGCCGCTGGTACCCGCGCGCGTACTTCAGCGCGCCGGCGAAGACCGGTAACCACCGGGCGCTGGCCGACATCCGGGAGAGCATCGCCGAGCTCCGGTACTACCGGGAGGCCGTCTTCGTCCCCGACCCCGGGCCGGACACCTCCACCGCCAAGGCGATCGCCGCGAAGTACGCCTCACCACCGCCCGCGCCGTCTCCGGCCGAGCCGAGCCCGGCCTCCGGGGAGCCGACCGCATAA
- a CDS encoding DUF1905 domain-containing protein: protein MELAFDGPVLEWRGPSPYFFVEIPESVCADIAEVAAMATYGWGVIPVEATIRGRTFSTSLFPKNGGYLLPLKVAVRKPLGLDEGDVVAVEMTISLRS from the coding sequence ATGGAACTCGCCTTCGACGGCCCGGTCCTGGAGTGGCGAGGTCCTTCTCCGTACTTCTTCGTCGAAATCCCCGAGTCGGTGTGCGCCGACATCGCCGAGGTCGCAGCGATGGCGACCTACGGGTGGGGCGTGATCCCGGTGGAGGCGACGATCCGGGGCCGGACGTTCAGCACGTCCCTGTTTCCCAAGAACGGCGGGTACCTCTTGCCGCTGAAGGTTGCGGTCCGCAAGCCGTTGGGCCTCGACGAGGGTGACGTCGTCGCCGTGGAGATGACGATCTCGCTGCGCAGTTGA
- a CDS encoding peptidyl-prolyl cis-trans isomerase — translation MRRAAAAGAVALSLALSGCGGDSEPSVAANVEGTEITSAQVNELYDVFARTDAGAESLQGAGGVKVDPAQIRATALSYRIKIAFIEYLAQREGVKVSDDATKDDVYDELAQIGSLKVSGYQGQDLKVAARIEAISKAIAAKLLPEVSVTKEELQKAYDERKDIVGKSFRATTGIAFMDSEQSALALKKELDKGTDFTRASDAAGDVVLAAQTVDINPITPIQADIIEAVRKLDPGKTSDPIRYDIGDVPVYAVLHQIKRKDLPALTLEEATPELKKIVIDHKRFLVFDDWLKKQYLTARIEVDKYYGKWNPTYQAVV, via the coding sequence GTGCGCAGGGCGGCAGCCGCCGGGGCGGTCGCGCTCTCGCTGGCGCTCTCCGGTTGCGGCGGGGACTCCGAGCCGTCGGTCGCGGCGAACGTCGAGGGCACCGAGATCACCTCGGCGCAGGTCAACGAGCTCTACGACGTCTTCGCGCGGACCGACGCCGGCGCCGAGAGTCTCCAGGGCGCCGGCGGGGTGAAGGTGGACCCGGCCCAGATCCGCGCCACCGCGCTGTCCTACCGGATCAAGATCGCCTTCATCGAGTACCTCGCCCAGCGCGAGGGCGTGAAGGTGTCCGACGACGCCACCAAGGACGACGTCTACGACGAACTCGCGCAGATCGGCAGCCTCAAGGTCTCCGGCTACCAGGGCCAGGACCTCAAGGTCGCCGCGCGGATCGAGGCCATCAGCAAGGCCATCGCGGCCAAGCTGCTGCCCGAGGTGTCGGTGACGAAGGAGGAGCTGCAGAAGGCTTACGACGAGCGCAAGGACATCGTCGGCAAGAGCTTCCGCGCCACCACCGGCATCGCCTTTATGGACAGCGAGCAGTCCGCCCTGGCGCTGAAGAAGGAGCTCGACAAGGGCACCGACTTCACTCGAGCCTCCGACGCGGCCGGTGACGTGGTGCTCGCGGCCCAGACCGTCGACATCAACCCGATCACGCCGATCCAGGCCGACATCATCGAAGCGGTTCGGAAGCTCGATCCGGGTAAGACCAGCGACCCCATCCGATACGACATAGGTGACGTGCCGGTGTACGCGGTCCTGCACCAGATCAAGCGCAAGGACCTGCCGGCGCTGACGCTCGAAGAGGCAACTCCGGAGCTGAAGAAGATCGTCATCGATCACAAGCGGTTCCTCGTGTTCGACGACTGGCTCAAGAAGCAGTACCTGACGGCGCGGATCGAGGTCGACAAGTACTACGGGAAGTGGAACCCCACATACCAGGCGGTGGTCTGA
- a CDS encoding SDR family oxidoreductase, whose translation MRILVTGATGNIGRMVVGHLVEAGGCTVRALTVDPARAALLDGVEVAVGSVRRPETLPAALEGVDALYLAPAPPTVAAVMEHVRAAGVRHVVDVELLDRIAAALGRPLQFVRATRDETVAVLEPVMGSNAGWYVDNVLGGYNALGVDPVPTVPEVTGRPATTFATWATTHVHRFR comes from the coding sequence ATGCGGATCCTCGTCACGGGCGCGACGGGCAACATCGGACGGATGGTCGTGGGGCACCTCGTCGAGGCCGGCGGGTGCACGGTCCGGGCGCTGACGGTGGATCCCGCCCGTGCGGCGTTGCTCGACGGTGTCGAGGTCGCGGTCGGCAGTGTGCGACGGCCCGAGACTCTGCCGGCGGCGCTGGAGGGCGTCGACGCGTTGTATCTCGCGCCGGCCCCACCGACCGTGGCCGCGGTGATGGAGCACGTCCGCGCCGCCGGCGTCCGGCACGTCGTCGACGTGGAACTGCTCGACCGGATCGCGGCGGCCCTGGGTCGGCCGCTGCAGTTCGTCCGCGCGACCCGGGACGAGACCGTCGCCGTCCTCGAGCCGGTGATGGGCAGCAACGCCGGGTGGTACGTCGACAACGTGCTCGGCGGCTACAACGCCCTCGGGGTCGACCCGGTCCCCACCGTCCCCGAGGTCACCGGCCGCCCCGCCACCACCTTCGCCACCTGGGCCACCACCCACGTCCACCGCTTCCGGTGA